The following is a genomic window from Aeromonas sp. FDAARGOS 1405.
GTCAGTGCCATCCCAGGCGATTTCCACATTGCCCTTCTGCTCTCCTTCCAGGCTAAATTCCTTGATAACCTGGCCAGCTTCATCTTCCACGGTAATCTTTATTCCCGCATATTTATTGGCAGTGCCAACCTGCACTACGCCTGAGATAGGGCCCTCCTTGTCCAGATAGCCAACATTGCTGGGCAAGAGCACATTCTGGCCAACCAGAGAAGAGGCTTGCAGAGCCTGGCTGGAGATCATTTGCTCATTGAGCTTGCCCATCTGGGTAGACAGACTGTTGATCCCCTCCGAGGTCGACATGGAAGCCATCTGGGAGAGCATCTGGGCATTGTCCACCGGCTTGAAGGGATCCTGATATGACAGTTGCATGGTCAGCAGTTTCATAAACGAAGCCTGATCCAGCTCTTTCTTCGGCGTAGTGGTGGTGCCAGTAGTCTGGGCCGTGGTACGGCCAATGCCGTTCACACTGTTGGTGGTATCGACCATGTTGCATCCCTCCTATCAGGATTTGCCAAGCTGAAGCGTCTGCTGCAGCATCTTCTTGGCCGAATCTGCAACCTGTACGTTGGTCTGGT
Proteins encoded in this region:
- a CDS encoding flagellar hook assembly protein FlgD — translated: MVDTTNSVNGIGRTTAQTTGTTTTPKKELDQASFMKLLTMQLSYQDPFKPVDNAQMLSQMASMSTSEGINSLSTQMGKLNEQMISSQALQASSLVGQNVLLPSNVGYLDKEGPISGVVQVGTANKYAGIKITVEDEAGQVIKEFSLEGEQKGNVEIAWDGTDKAGNRVKPGKYVLKASGSVDGKAETIPTYAYGKVDSVALGNATNPTLLNLKGLGSTLLSSVLQISGTNANQTVTPSKTTSTASI